Proteins from a genomic interval of Sandaracinaceae bacterium:
- a CDS encoding DUF4132 domain-containing protein has product MSAEKWRAFGIEVDDPEGISEQSLFYVGSYLLLLERVERGLAQRAVRYVVDGVDEDVLGEMTARRSECVSALRLGQHFVPVELTAVIRRLGDAPRALHRLGRLIHAIGGVGRVRAGSQVPGWFWAIYDTTRDAGRSRFDAPALGRLLEAGGEEPGLLIEVQIPAADHYPSPLDGMASFLREHEDAVRDRLSRWEPARARAGLLELLGLHQVVLPSLVDLLAREATSGTKVNRTLAMAQLARLGDASRAPLERLAKEGSAPTRRAAYQALDQLYGAAAAPFLASLVEGERSAKNRDVLREICARPAVEAPAPSLPPLAPVPEHVPLPEGYLAHLRAVFGGAGARRAQHWERMRKQGIAYYESNEPPPPPTEEALEALAQRLERGGSGAPGPETWHDDKALGELGRYAGLHPVHVWRLLTEVGRGRGAVPVWAARPILKACRRANEGRPDLRELAHVATFDGASPDAIAVAQLSGSRWGGGLGYRPEEAWTFFSEHAGLLEEALEGRDRSLHHNAELWQENAYSVLAAFPELPSKAAEIAWRHALGTAKRPRPWARAALARAEGKTQRIVRALADGKQEVRATAADWLAELGDPAAIEALKQALRKEKREIPKGAMFKALAALGVDLAPYLDRAALQKEALKKLKNGLPPKLAWFPFDALPTPTWKSDGAPVAIESLQWMIVSAHKLKTPVPSPLLRLYAERWGGAESLGDFMLEQWIARDARLPSREEVEPTVQAQAAQWKAWGHNLDDAAIEAMLRAAMSRPVGSAQADRGILAFATAMGGPSVAAKVERYLKDWFGNRAPQCKTLLELLAHRSDAHSIQVLLATATRFRTKGIREEARQRVAELAERRGWTPAELADRTVPTAGFELDETDRRPVLSLDLGPRVLRVLLDDALAVVLDKGGGKTTKTFPKPRKDDDAELAAAAKKTFAATKKQVKQVVRMQGDRLYEAMCTAQRWDAETWREHLWQHPIVGRLCERVVWVVLRGEEVVGAFRPLGDGTLTDVDDEPVTLPDDVEVAVAHDSWLGVELAARWREHLDDYEVTTLFPQLGAEPLELTDAQRDEVVLDELEGYIVDAFTLRGQLMKDGYTRGEAFDGGWFYTYTRAFPSIGLTATVEFSGSPLPEENRSVALGGVRFHPADDDVEHGAAIPLGDVPPVLLTEVREQVRRVAALGSGRDPDWELRLA; this is encoded by the coding sequence ATGAGCGCAGAGAAGTGGCGGGCCTTCGGGATCGAGGTCGACGACCCCGAGGGCATCTCGGAGCAGTCGCTGTTCTACGTGGGGAGCTACCTGCTCCTCCTCGAACGCGTCGAGCGGGGGCTCGCGCAGCGGGCCGTGCGGTACGTCGTCGACGGCGTCGACGAGGACGTCCTGGGCGAGATGACAGCCCGGAGGTCCGAGTGCGTCTCCGCCCTGCGGCTCGGCCAGCACTTTGTCCCCGTCGAGCTCACGGCGGTCATCCGTCGCCTCGGCGACGCCCCCCGCGCGCTCCATCGACTCGGACGGCTCATCCACGCGATCGGTGGCGTGGGCCGGGTACGCGCAGGATCGCAGGTCCCCGGCTGGTTCTGGGCGATCTACGACACAACGCGCGATGCGGGGCGGTCGCGGTTCGATGCGCCCGCGCTCGGCCGGCTGCTCGAGGCAGGTGGGGAAGAGCCGGGGCTGCTGATCGAGGTGCAGATCCCCGCCGCGGACCACTACCCCTCCCCCCTCGATGGAATGGCGAGCTTCCTGCGGGAGCACGAGGACGCGGTCAGAGACCGACTGTCGCGCTGGGAGCCAGCGAGGGCGCGCGCGGGCCTGCTCGAGCTGCTCGGTCTCCACCAGGTGGTGTTGCCGTCCCTCGTCGACCTGCTGGCGCGGGAAGCGACCTCGGGGACGAAGGTGAACCGGACGCTCGCGATGGCGCAGCTCGCCCGGCTCGGCGACGCGTCGCGGGCGCCGCTCGAGAGGCTGGCGAAGGAGGGCTCCGCTCCGACTCGGCGCGCGGCCTATCAGGCGCTCGACCAGCTCTACGGGGCCGCTGCGGCCCCCTTCCTCGCGTCCCTGGTCGAGGGTGAGCGGAGCGCGAAGAACCGGGACGTGCTTCGGGAGATCTGCGCGCGCCCCGCGGTGGAAGCGCCCGCGCCGTCGCTGCCGCCGCTCGCGCCCGTGCCGGAGCACGTCCCGCTGCCCGAGGGATACCTGGCCCATCTGCGCGCCGTCTTCGGCGGCGCCGGTGCCCGGCGGGCGCAGCACTGGGAGCGGATGCGGAAGCAAGGGATCGCTTACTACGAGTCGAACGAGCCGCCGCCGCCGCCGACCGAGGAGGCGCTGGAGGCGCTCGCGCAGAGGCTCGAGCGTGGTGGCAGCGGCGCGCCAGGTCCCGAGACGTGGCACGACGACAAGGCCCTCGGCGAGCTCGGCCGCTACGCGGGACTCCACCCCGTCCACGTGTGGCGTCTCCTCACCGAGGTCGGCAGAGGTCGCGGCGCTGTGCCCGTGTGGGCGGCTCGCCCGATCCTGAAGGCTTGCCGACGCGCCAACGAGGGGCGCCCCGACCTGCGCGAGCTGGCCCACGTCGCGACGTTCGACGGCGCGTCGCCGGACGCGATCGCCGTGGCTCAGCTCTCGGGGAGTCGGTGGGGCGGCGGGCTCGGCTATCGGCCCGAGGAGGCGTGGACCTTCTTCTCGGAGCATGCCGGCTTGCTCGAGGAGGCGCTCGAAGGGCGCGACCGGAGCCTTCACCACAACGCCGAGCTCTGGCAGGAGAACGCCTACTCGGTCCTGGCCGCTTTTCCGGAGCTCCCCTCGAAGGCGGCGGAGATCGCGTGGCGACACGCGCTGGGCACCGCGAAGCGTCCGAGACCCTGGGCGCGCGCCGCGCTCGCACGCGCCGAAGGAAAGACCCAGCGGATCGTGCGCGCGCTGGCGGACGGCAAGCAGGAGGTGCGCGCGACGGCGGCGGACTGGTTGGCGGAGCTCGGCGATCCTGCGGCCATCGAGGCGCTGAAGCAGGCGCTGCGGAAGGAGAAGCGTGAGATCCCCAAGGGGGCGATGTTCAAGGCGCTCGCCGCGCTGGGCGTGGATCTCGCTCCCTACCTCGATCGCGCGGCGCTACAGAAGGAAGCGCTGAAGAAGCTGAAGAACGGGCTCCCGCCGAAGCTCGCGTGGTTCCCCTTCGACGCGTTGCCCACCCCCACCTGGAAGAGCGACGGCGCGCCGGTCGCGATCGAGTCGCTCCAGTGGATGATCGTCAGCGCGCACAAGCTGAAGACCCCCGTGCCATCGCCGCTGCTCCGTCTGTACGCGGAACGGTGGGGAGGGGCTGAGTCGCTGGGCGACTTCATGCTCGAGCAGTGGATCGCCCGGGACGCGCGCCTGCCCAGCCGGGAGGAGGTGGAGCCGACCGTTCAGGCGCAGGCCGCGCAGTGGAAGGCCTGGGGACACAACCTGGACGACGCGGCCATCGAGGCGATGCTGCGCGCGGCGATGTCGCGCCCGGTCGGTTCGGCGCAGGCCGATCGCGGGATCCTGGCCTTCGCGACCGCGATGGGCGGACCGAGCGTCGCGGCCAAGGTCGAGCGCTACCTGAAAGACTGGTTCGGCAACCGTGCTCCGCAATGCAAGACGCTGCTCGAGCTGCTCGCGCATCGGAGCGACGCGCACTCGATCCAGGTGCTCCTCGCCACGGCGACGCGCTTCCGGACGAAGGGTATCCGGGAGGAGGCGCGGCAGCGGGTGGCGGAGCTCGCGGAGCGGCGCGGTTGGACGCCGGCGGAGCTTGCGGATCGCACCGTGCCCACAGCGGGCTTCGAGCTCGACGAGACGGACCGGCGGCCGGTGCTCAGCCTGGACCTGGGCCCGCGCGTCCTGCGCGTGTTGCTCGACGACGCGCTCGCGGTGGTGCTCGACAAGGGAGGCGGCAAGACGACGAAGACCTTCCCGAAGCCGCGCAAGGACGACGACGCCGAGCTCGCAGCGGCCGCGAAGAAGACGTTCGCCGCGACCAAGAAGCAGGTGAAGCAGGTCGTGCGCATGCAGGGGGACCGGCTCTACGAGGCGATGTGCACGGCGCAGCGTTGGGACGCCGAGACGTGGCGGGAACATCTGTGGCAGCACCCGATCGTGGGCCGGCTCTGCGAGCGGGTCGTGTGGGTGGTGCTCCGCGGGGAAGAAGTCGTCGGCGCCTTCCGGCCGCTCGGGGACGGCACCCTGACCGACGTCGACGACGAGCCGGTGACGCTGCCCGATGACGTCGAGGTGGCCGTCGCGCACGACAGCTGGCTCGGGGTGGAGCTCGCCGCGCGCTGGCGCGAGCACCTCGACGACTACGAGGTCACGACCCTCTTCCCGCAGCTCGGCGCCGAGCCGCTCGAGCTCACGGACGCGCAGCGCGACGAGGTCGTGCTCGACGAGCTCGAGGGCTACATCGTCGACGCCTTCACCCTCCGGGGGCAGCTCATGAAGGACGGCTACACCCGCGGCGAGGCCTTCGACGGCGGCTGGTTCTACACCTACACGCGCGCGTTCCCCTCGATCGGGCTGACCGCGACAGTCGAGTTCAGTGGGAGCCCTCTCCCCGAGGAGAACCGCTCGGTCGCGCTCGGCGGCGTGCGGTTCCATCCCGCAGACGACGACGTGGAGCACGGCGCCGCCATCCCGCTGGGCGACGTGCCCCCCGTCCTGCTCACGGAGGTGCGCGAGCAGGTGCGGCGCGTGGCCGCGCTCGGGAGCGGCCGTGACCCCGACTGGGAGCTGAGGCTCGCATGA
- a CDS encoding DUF4132 domain-containing protein, whose amino-acid sequence MSAEKWRKLEVEVDNPEGVSDEALFQLASYLLALDGLEPRLGQSALRFVIDGEDEGVLDRVRARPRDCAERLRRGRYTELPDRRGFLRRTSARGVLHRFGRFERATVQSSTVHSFLGASTPALPDWLWPLVHSGAVDAPTLHAVLVHAREDAALLIDYYASAPPNYAAMGLRSLLQSEQQTLGQRIRDAASAHSRGCFLELAVRHQAVLPQLFELLVEVATGTAESTRLQAVALLRRLEQDTLEALLTHARTGDAARRLGAYSALRALHPEALMEVLDALAEAERAQKNLAFLERLRTPITDMPSLPELPPVPDRVPLPEGFGARAREAFDASHVAKRRLYERRRASPFPPLEPGPQPVSDEALSAFLEQLETGVPGQSGSAPRGGGPLGADVPRELVKHDGLAPIHLFRLLRAFGLACDDGRWFGAELVGAFRRAHGGRPDLRELAHLAEADGVPAEVLARAFLMQGEVQGPGYAPEDAWTFFVGREPLLADALTPTPVRDRYGRSFGTGYGAELRRENAYAVLGCFPSIPPRLASTAWEHALGSAKAVRALAQAALATSPDRFARVCAALEDGQQEVRAVAADWLADIGDPAAIGPLSKAVRREKRELPKGAMFRALEALGVDLDPYLDREALKKEAQKKLKKGIPDKLAWFPFDALPTPRWKSDDAPVARESLEWLLVTAHKLKSPQPSPLLRLYAEHWSGAEELGEFVLDAWIDQDTRGPSRDEVESVARRRAKQTVQWTGEPEQEVFERTMRELILQPLGSAQADRGVLAFPAAMGGARVVETVEAYLRRWYGWRAPQCKTLIQMLAQRDDGRSIQLLLATATRFRTKGIRKEAEKRVVEVAERRGWTPAELADRTAPTAGFELDETDGRPVLRLDLGPRTLLARLDAELSVVLDKGDGKVSKAFPKPRKDDDPTLAAAAKRAFSAAKKQAKQTVQMQSTRFYDAMCVGQRWDLETWRTYLRGHPIVGRLCERLVWIAMRGDTLLSSFRPLGDGTLTDVDDEPLELAEDVEIALAHRTLVGETLAVRWRAHLADYEITPLFPQFGDAPFELPEAARDALVLDELEGHMLHAFTLRGALTKRGYTRGSAEDGGIFHTYHRHFPTLRLAATVEFSGSSLPEENRPVALLGITFSRSRADDGTETPVPLGDVPPILLAEVYEHVRGAAEQGSGKHPDWQDRVSW is encoded by the coding sequence ATGAGCGCGGAGAAGTGGCGGAAGCTCGAGGTCGAGGTCGACAACCCCGAGGGGGTCTCCGACGAGGCCCTGTTCCAGCTCGCCAGCTACCTGCTGGCGCTCGATGGGCTCGAGCCTCGCCTCGGGCAGTCCGCGCTGCGCTTCGTGATCGACGGGGAGGACGAGGGGGTGCTCGACCGGGTGCGAGCGCGGCCGCGAGACTGCGCGGAGCGCCTGCGACGAGGCCGGTACACCGAGCTGCCCGACCGGCGCGGGTTCCTGCGAAGGACCAGCGCGCGCGGCGTCCTCCATCGCTTCGGGCGCTTCGAGCGAGCGACCGTGCAGTCCTCGACCGTGCACTCCTTCTTGGGTGCGAGCACGCCCGCGCTGCCCGACTGGCTCTGGCCCCTCGTCCATTCCGGCGCCGTGGACGCTCCTACCCTCCACGCGGTGCTCGTTCATGCGCGCGAGGACGCCGCCCTCCTGATCGACTACTACGCGTCAGCTCCGCCGAACTACGCGGCCATGGGACTCCGCTCGCTGCTCCAGTCCGAGCAACAGACGCTCGGCCAGCGCATCCGCGACGCTGCCAGCGCGCATTCGCGCGGCTGCTTCCTGGAGCTGGCGGTCAGGCACCAGGCGGTGCTCCCCCAGCTCTTCGAGCTCCTCGTCGAGGTGGCGACCGGGACCGCGGAGTCGACACGCCTGCAGGCCGTGGCGCTCCTCCGACGCCTCGAGCAGGACACGCTGGAGGCGCTGCTCACGCACGCGCGCACGGGCGACGCGGCGCGGCGGCTGGGCGCCTACTCGGCGCTGCGGGCGCTACATCCCGAAGCGCTGATGGAGGTGCTCGATGCGCTCGCCGAGGCGGAACGGGCGCAGAAGAACCTCGCCTTCCTCGAGCGGCTGCGCACACCGATCACGGATATGCCGTCGTTGCCGGAGCTGCCGCCGGTGCCCGACCGGGTGCCGCTCCCCGAGGGGTTTGGCGCCCGCGCCCGGGAGGCCTTCGACGCGAGCCATGTCGCGAAGCGCCGGCTCTACGAGCGGCGGAGAGCTTCCCCCTTCCCGCCGCTGGAGCCAGGGCCTCAGCCGGTCTCCGACGAAGCGCTCAGCGCGTTCCTGGAGCAGCTCGAGACCGGTGTGCCAGGCCAGAGCGGGAGTGCCCCGAGGGGGGGCGGCCCCCTCGGCGCCGACGTGCCTCGGGAGCTCGTGAAGCACGATGGGTTGGCACCGATTCACCTCTTTCGGCTCCTCCGCGCGTTCGGGCTGGCGTGCGACGATGGACGCTGGTTCGGTGCCGAGCTGGTGGGCGCCTTTCGCCGCGCGCACGGAGGGCGCCCCGATCTGCGGGAGCTCGCGCATCTCGCCGAGGCGGACGGTGTCCCCGCAGAGGTCCTCGCGCGGGCCTTCTTGATGCAAGGAGAGGTGCAGGGCCCCGGCTACGCTCCCGAGGACGCCTGGACGTTCTTCGTCGGGCGCGAGCCGTTGCTGGCGGACGCGCTCACCCCGACGCCGGTGAGAGACCGCTACGGCCGCAGCTTTGGCACCGGATATGGCGCCGAGCTGCGCCGGGAGAACGCGTACGCGGTGCTCGGGTGCTTCCCGTCGATCCCGCCGCGCCTCGCGTCGACGGCGTGGGAGCACGCGCTCGGCAGCGCGAAGGCGGTGCGTGCGCTCGCGCAGGCGGCGCTGGCCACTTCGCCCGATCGGTTCGCGCGGGTGTGCGCAGCGCTCGAAGACGGCCAGCAGGAGGTGCGCGCGGTGGCCGCGGACTGGCTCGCCGACATCGGAGATCCGGCCGCGATCGGGCCTCTGTCCAAGGCCGTGCGGCGAGAGAAGCGCGAGCTCCCGAAGGGCGCGATGTTCCGCGCGCTCGAAGCACTCGGCGTCGACCTCGACCCGTACCTGGACCGCGAAGCGCTGAAGAAGGAGGCGCAGAAGAAGCTGAAGAAGGGCATCCCCGACAAGCTCGCATGGTTCCCCTTCGACGCGCTCCCGACGCCGCGCTGGAAGAGCGACGACGCGCCGGTCGCGCGCGAATCGCTCGAGTGGCTGCTGGTCACCGCGCACAAGCTGAAGTCGCCCCAGCCCTCGCCGCTCCTGCGCCTGTATGCGGAGCACTGGAGCGGGGCGGAGGAGCTGGGAGAGTTCGTGCTCGACGCCTGGATCGACCAGGACACGCGAGGCCCGTCTCGGGACGAGGTGGAGTCGGTGGCGAGGCGTCGGGCGAAGCAGACCGTGCAATGGACGGGGGAGCCCGAGCAGGAGGTGTTCGAGCGGACGATGAGGGAGCTGATCCTCCAGCCGCTCGGCTCCGCGCAGGCAGACCGCGGCGTCCTCGCGTTCCCGGCGGCGATGGGCGGAGCGCGCGTCGTGGAGACCGTCGAGGCGTACCTGAGGCGCTGGTATGGGTGGCGCGCGCCCCAGTGCAAGACGCTGATCCAGATGCTCGCCCAGCGAGATGACGGCCGCTCGATTCAGCTCCTGCTCGCCACCGCGACGCGGTTCCGGACGAAGGGCATCCGCAAGGAGGCCGAGAAGCGGGTAGTCGAGGTGGCCGAGCGCCGCGGATGGACCCCGGCCGAGCTCGCCGACCGGACCGCACCGACGGCTGGCTTCGAGCTGGACGAGACGGACGGGCGCCCGGTGCTGCGCCTCGACCTGGGGCCGCGGACCTTGCTCGCCCGACTCGACGCCGAGCTCTCCGTGGTCCTCGACAAGGGGGATGGGAAGGTCAGCAAGGCCTTCCCAAAGCCGCGTAAGGACGACGACCCGACGCTCGCGGCCGCCGCGAAGAGAGCCTTCAGCGCCGCGAAGAAACAAGCCAAGCAGACGGTGCAGATGCAGTCGACGCGCTTCTATGACGCGATGTGCGTCGGCCAGCGCTGGGACCTGGAGACCTGGCGCACGTATCTGAGGGGGCATCCCATCGTCGGTCGGCTCTGCGAGCGGCTCGTGTGGATCGCGATGCGCGGCGACACGCTGCTCTCCTCGTTTCGGCCGCTCGGCGACGGAACGCTGACCGACGTGGACGACGAGCCGCTCGAGCTGGCCGAAGATGTGGAGATCGCGCTCGCGCACCGGACGCTGGTCGGGGAGACGCTCGCCGTCCGATGGCGCGCGCACCTCGCGGACTATGAGATCACGCCGCTGTTCCCGCAGTTCGGCGACGCGCCCTTCGAGCTCCCAGAGGCCGCGCGGGACGCGCTCGTGCTCGACGAGCTCGAGGGACACATGCTGCACGCGTTCACGCTCCGGGGGGCGCTGACCAAGCGGGGCTACACGCGGGGGTCGGCGGAGGACGGGGGCATCTTCCACACCTACCACCGGCACTTCCCCACCCTGCGACTCGCTGCGACGGTGGAGTTCAGCGGCAGCTCGCTCCCCGAGGAGAACCGGCCCGTCGCGCTCCTCGGAATCACCTTCTCGCGCAGCCGCGCCGACGACGGCACCGAAACCCCCGTGCCTCTCGGGGACGTACCGCCCATCCTGCTCGCGGAGGTCTACGAGCACGTGCGCGGGGCGGCGGAGCAGGGCTCGGGCAAGCATCCAGATTGGCAGGACCGTGTGTCCTGGTGA
- a CDS encoding AAA family ATPase: MKTKKKKSGGDASTSLLRLPMERRFAHELEALEAEEGPRPPGWRMSPRAVRTFIVGGEAGGVEVRTKYYGAPTLVDRCIVTLMSNRALLLVGEPGTAKTMLSELLSAAISGTSQNTVQGSAGTTEDHIKYSWNYAMLLAKGPSREALVPSPVYRGLEQGQLVRFEEVTRCPPEIQDALISVLSDKVIQVPELGDDASVYATRGFNVIATANLRDRGVHEMSSALKRRFNFELVPPIASLELEVRLVREQTEELLRESEVEATLPEDVVGLLVTSFQELRSGKSGDGRPIDKPSTVMSTAEAVAVAFASALDAAWFGDGTLTPEHLVRHLRGTVTKDGDRDQEKVRQYFDVIVKARGKKDPLWKRLYAARDQLDE, translated from the coding sequence TTGAAGACGAAGAAGAAGAAGTCCGGCGGCGACGCCTCCACCTCGCTCTTGCGCCTCCCGATGGAGCGGCGCTTTGCGCACGAGCTCGAAGCGCTGGAGGCCGAGGAGGGGCCCAGGCCGCCTGGCTGGCGCATGTCCCCGCGCGCGGTCCGCACCTTCATCGTCGGAGGCGAGGCGGGCGGTGTCGAGGTGCGCACGAAGTACTACGGAGCGCCCACGCTCGTGGACCGCTGCATCGTCACCCTGATGAGCAACCGAGCGCTCCTGCTCGTGGGCGAGCCGGGGACGGCGAAGACCATGCTCTCCGAGCTCCTCTCGGCGGCGATCAGCGGGACGAGCCAGAACACCGTGCAAGGCAGCGCGGGCACGACCGAAGACCACATCAAGTACAGCTGGAACTACGCGATGCTGCTCGCGAAGGGGCCGTCGCGGGAGGCGCTCGTCCCGTCGCCGGTGTACCGCGGGCTCGAGCAAGGCCAGCTGGTGCGCTTCGAGGAGGTGACGCGCTGCCCGCCGGAGATCCAGGACGCGCTCATCAGTGTGCTCAGCGACAAGGTCATCCAGGTGCCGGAGCTCGGTGACGACGCGAGCGTGTACGCGACGCGCGGCTTCAACGTCATCGCGACGGCCAACCTGCGAGACCGCGGCGTGCACGAGATGTCGAGCGCCCTGAAGCGGCGCTTCAACTTCGAGCTGGTCCCGCCGATCGCCAGCCTCGAGCTCGAGGTCCGGCTCGTGCGCGAGCAGACGGAGGAGCTCCTGCGCGAGTCGGAGGTGGAGGCGACGCTCCCCGAGGACGTGGTGGGCTTGCTCGTGACGAGCTTTCAGGAGCTGCGGAGCGGCAAGAGCGGGGACGGGAGACCGATCGACAAGCCGTCGACCGTGATGTCGACGGCGGAGGCGGTGGCGGTCGCCTTCGCGTCGGCTCTCGATGCGGCCTGGTTCGGCGATGGCACGCTCACGCCCGAGCACCTCGTGCGCCACCTCCGCGGCACCGTCACCAAGGACGGCGACCGCGATCAGGAGAAGGTCCGTCAGTACTTCGACGTGATCGTGAAGGCGCGCGGCAAGAAGGATCCCCTCTGGAAGCGCCTGTACGCTGCGCGCGATCAGCTCGACGAATGA